The following nucleotide sequence is from Bacteroidales bacterium.
GGATAATAAATTGTTTTATACGTGGAATGGATTCTTCGAGATAAATCAAAGTCTTCAAAATACATAAAAAATATTTCATCATATAATCCAACTTTTTTTAATGCTTCAATTCTGAATAGACTAAAACAACCCGAAATAATTGGGACATTGAGTTCTTCTTCGAGATAATTCTCTAAAGTGTATTCTTCATTTTTTAAATAAAATATTTTTTTTAATGGTCTAATAACTCGAATTAAAAGGTTAAACGGCGTTGGCAATAGTTTTGGTAAGAATTGTACACTTCCATCTATGTTTAAAATTTTGGGCATAATCAAACCAATATCAGGATTTTTCTCCATCTTTTGGAGTAATGCTTTTAAAACAGATGTATCAAAACAAATATCAGAATTTAATACCAAGTGATATCTTACTCCATCATTTATCGATTTTTGAATAGCCAGATTGTGACCTGCTCCATAACCGAGATTCTTTCCAGTGAATATATAGTTGGCATCACAAATTTCGAATGCATTGTTCCTTAAAGGTGAATTATCTACCAAATATATTTGATTTATACAAGCGTTTATTTTCAGGGCTTTTACTAAATTGGCAATTAGGGCAAATTCGGAGTTAAAAAGAACTATTGAAATATTT
It contains:
- a CDS encoding glycosyltransferase, producing MSTEMGKNLNISIVLFNSEFALIANLVKALKINACINQIYLVDNSPLRNNAFEICDANYIFTGKNLGYGAGHNLAIQKSINDGVRYHLVLNSDICFDTSVLKALLQKMEKNPDIGLIMPKILNIDGSVQFLPKLLPTPFNLLIRVIRPLKKIFYLKNEEYTLENYLEEELNVPIISGCFSLFRIEALKKVGLYDEIFFMYFEDFDLSRRIHSTYKTIYYPTVSIIHAHERGAATSFRLFKIFIKSAIIYFNKYGWFFDRERRKINNSVLNQIK